The window ttttgggtgttaatcacatggcgatgtgaactagattactgactctagtaaaccctttgagtgttggtcacatggcgatgtgaactatgggtgttaatcacatggtgatgtgaactattggtgttaaatcacatggcgatgttaactagattattgactctagtgcaagtgggagactgaaggaaatatgccctagaggcaataataaaattgttatttatatttccttatatcatgataaatgtttattattcatgctagaattgtattaaccggaaacttagtacatgtgtggatacatagacaaacagagtgtcactagtatgcctctactagactagctcgttgcatcaaagatggttaagtttcctagccatagacatgagctgtcatttgattaacgggatcacatcattagagaatgatgtgattgacttaacccattccgttagcttagcacttgatcgtttagtatattgctattgctttcttcatgactcatacatgttcttatgactatgagattatacaactcccgaataccggaggaacactttgtgtgccaccaaacgtcacaacgtaactgggtgattataaaggtgctctacaggtgtctctgatggtacttgttgagttggtatagaccgagattaggatttgtcactccgattgtcggagaggtatctctgggccctctcggtaatgcacatcactataagccatgcaagcaatgtgactaatgagttagttgcaggatgatgcattacggaacgagtaaagagacttgccggtaatgagattgagctaggtattgagataccgacgatcgaatctcgggcaagtaacataccgatgacaaagggaacaacgtatgttattaggcggtttgaccgataaatatcttcgtagaatatgtgggagccaatatgaacatccaggttccgctattggttattgaccggagacgtgtcttggtcatgtctacatagttctcgaacccgtagggtccgcacgcttaacgttcggtgacgatcggtattatgagtttatgtgttttgatgtaccgaaggtagttcggagtcccggatatgatcacggacatgacgaggagtctcaaaatggtcgagacataaagatcgatatattggatgactatgtttggacatcggaaaggtttcgagagagttcgggcatataccggagtaccggggggttaccggaaccccccggggagtcaatgggccttaatgggccatagtggaaaggaggaggaggcggccaaggtgggggcgcaccccgaattgggaggggggccagcccccctttccttctcttcttctcccccttccttccctctcctactccaactagggaaggggggatcctactcccaccgggagtaggactccccccttgggcgcgcctaaGATACCgaccctctccccctcctccactcctttatatacgggggaggggggcaccccatagacacacaagttgatcattgatctcttagccgtgtgtggtgcccccctccaccataatccacctcggtcatatcgtcgtagtgcttaggcgaatccctgcgccggtagcttcatcatcaccgtcatcacgccgtcgtgctgatgaagctctccctcgacactctgctggatcgtgagttcgtgggacgtcaccgtgccgaacatgtgcagatcgcggaggtgtcgtactttcggtactaggatcggtcgatcgtgaagacgtacgactacatcaaccgtgttatcataacgcttccgctttcggtctatgagggtacgtgaacaacactctcccctctcattgctatgcatcaccatgatcttgcgtgtgtgtaggtaatttttttgaaattactacgttccccaacatcttcAACCTCCTATGGCCGaaaggggtcctgttcatcgggaggggtccggcgtaccgcaaaatggagaaAATAGACTTCTGTTCAACCGCCTACGATCgaacggggtcctattgatcaggaggggtctggcgtaccgcaaaacggaggaaatgaaCTTCTCTCCAACCGCCTACGGTCGAaaaggggtcctgttcatcggaaggggtgtggcgtaccacaaaacgggactccacaagCTACTGTTCATCACTGTCTAGTGCTGCCAGCCTTCACCAGCTACTATTCATCCATCGTCGtattcctccagcctccatggggtcctgttcaacacTCCCAACAGGCTGGGATGTGGCGTATCGCGACACAGCCTCCTCaaggtcatgttcatccagcggcaaccgcctactaccacggggtcttgttcatccaacccccatcgACGGGATGGGGCGCACGAGCGGGCGGCAACaacgggaactgttcatccacagtaAACCAACCAGCTCGATCGATGCGTGTCGACTCCTGTCTATGTGTATCACGCGCACGGCAACAACAGACACTGTTCATTCAGAGGCAACCCAACACCGGTCGGCTATGTCTCGCAGGGGGTTCGACCGGCTTCAGTAAGCAGCGAGAAggatcgatcgggttcagttagcagcgcaggaattgctcgggttcagttagcagcgaaGAGATCGATTGGATTCTGTAGTGcgagggatcgatcgctcgggttcagtatgTAGTGCGAGGGCaagatcgatcgctcgggttcagttagtgAACACGGCTCGCACACACGCGtgcgtacgagagaaacacgcaaacGACTGCATCACTTGGGCCCGACCACCCACCGATtgcccaccgtaaccgggaactcgcctTAAATTTTCTCACCCTCACTGTTACCACAATATTTAACGTCATGGACggtccaaagaatgtcatgcaggtatgtctccggcccgcctagaatgaaaagcccattttttgtcataatttcttgtcatagaagtaggagcctaccacatctacgatgatacgtgtttttatcacaattatcgtcatagaagtgtcacgTCCATGACAATTTGTTTTTCCGTTCAGGTCATAAtgtcacggaagtgtctttttttgtagtgttatatACAAGTTAGGACAAAACTATATTTCTTTCAACAAATGCAAACCAGCCTCCACCTACACTAAAAGCATGATTATTTTGTTATACTTGTTGTGGGTTTAACCTTATCGAAGGAGAGATATGAAGTAGGGTTGCGACACTATACTTAACTATTGCCTATGAGTGGATGAACTCCAAAAGACTAGATTATATTTTCGCTTTATAACTATTGTAAGCTAGCCTTGAGCTAAGCATGTATGTGATGTAAAAGAGACTGGATTTGCGATGTAATACTATGGCATATGACATAACTTTGTATTTCATCATGTACTGTGCCTGTCAGCAATTGATATAGGGACTGACATGGTAAAGCGCATAGATTTGAGGACCTTCCAGGACCGGGTCGTGACATATGGTCCACTGCTCTGATGCCGCCTAGTGCTACGGTTCATTTACTAATGGCATCTTGTGCTCCAGTGCAACAGGCACACCCATGCATTGCTAAAGTTCACGACGCCGGGACAGTCGGCCTTGAGTCCCAACTAGACAGGAGTCACGACGCAAAGATACCAAGTGGCCAGCGCTGCATTTGTCGGACCGGACGTGCGTCGTGAGTTGTTTGGTATTTTTTCAGGTAGTTATGTTTTTATATTTCGGGCCCAACTTGAACCTCCCGTTGAAAAGGATGAAAGTCTCATTAACAGCAatgctagaaagtatgggacaaagcaagacaatattattaattgccatgaataacattacttataGATAAGGGATATTTAAAttagtgcccctggttccttagttgtgctcacttttccccacgctccaaacttttgctcacttttcccctctTCCTTAGCTGAAACTCTCACAAATGCTCATAGCGGGCGTTTGCCGTCTTGACCGTCCATTGACCGTTAAttgctgacgagtggggccgagTCTTCGTCTGACTGTTGCTTGCTGACGGGTGGGACCGCAAGGAGACACGTATTGGGCAGCTTGTCTGAATCTGAAACAAATCTGGATAGGCCGCACTGCACcacgccgcccctccccctccgCCGGCGTCGTGCCGCATCCACCACAGTTGTTTCCTCCACCCTATGCCCCTATTCAGTTCGTCGGCGACGCCGCGTCTCCGCCAGATATAGCCCACCTCCCCACCTGGGATTACATAGCGATGTTGAGTGAGGATGGCCGGAATGCAGTCGACCGTGGAGAGGATTGGGTGGAATCTGCGGCAGATAATTCATGGATTAAACCTGGGTAAGCATTGTTTCCTCTTGAATTGACGTTCTAAGTCGTATTGTAGGCCGTATTTGACTTCTGTTTGCTTGAATCGTTTGAATTTGTGCTCGATTTTACCCGGCTAACTGAAGCCTTTGTTTCCTTCAACAAAATAGGATTGATCCCGCGCTGGCTTTCCGGCTGGCGATTAGAATGGAAACTAGTGTGCTGCGTGGCACTAAACCGCATTTGatttcatcatttttctatcccaAAGTGGTAGAAACCAGCATATCTTTCAAAGATTTGCGAGCTGAGCTCCGAAACACCTATCCCTGGAGTGATGCCGATGCTGTTGAACTGAATTACTTCAGCAGTGACGAGCAAAGATTTCTCCCACTAACTTGCGACGATCATATGCCGTTGCTTTTTGCTGGGATTGCTGGCTGCCGATTTGGTAAACTCCAAATCGATGTGCTTCAGCCACGCGCAGAATAGGCGAAGGGGAAGGGAGTTCAGACATCATCTGTCTGTGCTAATAGCCAGCACCCCGGCACTCCTTGTAGGTCGACACCAAGTAAAGCAAGTGGTTCATGGAGCCAGAACATGCCTGCTGCCAATTCTGGTTCCGATTCAGCTGCTGCTTCTCGTGTACCTTCTGCAGTTGGTGTAGAAGAAGATGCAGAACCTGACGAGGCAGTGCCTAcaaatgatgatgaagacgagaTGATGTTTCCCGAACTGGTCGATGTAGCCAGTCAGCAAGCAGTGGATGACGAATATATGGAGGAGCCCATCAGCCAAGCTAGGTTTGATGACACTGACGATGAAGAGAAGGTGGAGAACATGGAGAGCTTAATCGAGGATGAATACGATGGTGATGACATGCCAACAATTGAGTGGAACAGGGAAAAACCTGAGCTTAGTGTAGGTACCATTTTCCAATCAATGGTGGACTGTTGGAATGCAGTGACAACATGGTGCATTATATCTGAAAACACCTATAAGATTAAAAGGAGTGAGCCAGCAAGGTTCACAGTATTTTGTCCATATCCTAGGTGTAGGTGGGAGTTGCATGCATCTCGTATGATCAAGAGCAAATATATTCAGGTAATCCAAGTTCAGTTAGTAATTTAGTTTCAGATCGTTGAGTAAGGTTTCTCAACTATTTTTTACCCTTTTATTTTGTTTCAGATAAAGAAAAACCCACACAAGCACACATGTCcacctggagggggaggggggaaggcCAAAACCAAGCTAGCAAAAACTAGGTGGGTGGTAGATGCTATATTGGATTGGCTGAGAGAAGAACCTGGACTTGGTCCAACAGCACTCCATGGGAAGCTTTTTGAGAAGTACAAGATAGAAATTCCTTACATGAGAATTTTCAATGCTAGGGAAAGGGCTCTTGACAGAATTAATGGTCAATGGAATGACAGTTTTCAGCTGCTTTACACTTTCAAAGCTGAAGTGGAGACGGCAAGTCCAGGGAGTGTtgtagagattgacaagcatacAGTTCCATTCAAAATAAATGGGAAGTCATTTCAGAAGGAGTGCTTCAGAAGGgcttttgtttgtttcaaggcttgctggcaggggtttctagatggttgcaggccctatttggctgtagatgctacacatttgactggaagatggagaggacagctagtagcagcttctgcagttgatggacacaactggCTATTCCTAGTTGCATTTGGTGTGGTGGAGGCAGAGTCTGAGGAAAGTTGGGTCTGGTTTCTGCAGCAGTTGCGCAACATTATAGGCACACCCCCAGGTTTAGCTATACACACAGATGCTTGCAAGGGTTTAGAGAGTGCAGTGGAAATTGTATTCCCTGGAGTGGAGCATAGGGAATGTATGCGACACCTAGCGCATAATTTCAAAAAGAAGTTCAAAGGTAAAGTTTATGATGAGAACTTATGGCCAGCATCATACACATGCAGCAAAAGGAAGCATGAACACCATTTGAGAGTGTTGTATGCTCAAAATCCTCTTGTGAAGGAGTACATGGATGCACATCATGGTAAGGTGTGGTCAAGAAGCCAATTCAACGAAATCTGCAAAGTAGATTATGTGACCAGTAACCTTGCAGAATGCTTCAATTCAAAGTTCAAGTCAGTGAAAGGGCTCTTGTTGTGGCAAGCATTTGACAAGATGAGGCAAATGATCATGATAAAGATGGCTCTTCGCAAAAGAATTGCAGAAACACAATATGTTGGTCATCAAATGCTCCCATCACTGATTAAGGCATTGCACTTGAAGGCAAGAGGACTGAAGATGAAATGTATTCGATCTGGTACATATGAGGGAGAGGTTACATATACTGACACTAAAAATAGGGTATGGAGGTATCCTGTGAACCTAAGTACTAGAGAATGTACTTGTAGGCAATGGCAGATCCGTGGGAAGCCATGCATACATGCCCTACATCTGATGACCGTTATCGGGGGTGCAGATGGTGAAGTTGATCAATATTGCTCTGAGTATTTCTCTGTTGCCAAATTTATGTCTGCTTATGCTGACAATGTGCCTGCACTATTGGGGAAAGATCAATGGAACATAGTAGATCCAGGGTTCAAACTCCACGCTCCTGTCATTACTAGACCACCAGGAAGACCAAGGAACCAGAGGATTAGAGCAGGTGAGGAGGGTCGTCTACCAAAGAAGTGTGCTTGCAAAAAATGTGGAGTTCTGGGGCATATTGCTAGGCTTTGTACCAATGCAGTGGATGCATCATTTGGAGAGGAGGAAAGATGGACAGCAGCCAATGCtgaggagaatgcagcagcaatggagactgaagatgcagtggagaatgcagcagcaattgaagcagtggagaatgcagcagcaaatGAAGCATCTTGGTATGTGTTTGCACCCTTTGTAGAATGCAGCTACCCTTTTGTTTGCATTTGTTGTCTTTTTTGCCTATGGCTTATAATTTTATTTACCAGCTCTAGGGAGAAAAGGCCAAGAGATGAAGAAGCAGAAGATTTTGAAACCATGGCCTTTGATGGTTTTGAAGCTAtaagagaggaagaggagggggtaATTTTTCCAACTGTGCCTTTAAAGATTATTGAACCCATAGATGACCGTCAAATGGTCGTCAAGTGCTCGGCGAGTGGAACTACTCCATCAACACCTCCACGGGGAAAACCCCAAGTAAAGCCCAAGATCAAAAGGAACAAGAGTCTGAAAGAAAAGAGCATCTCAACTAGGGAAACCAGGAGCAAGACGATGAAGCCAGCTGCAAACACAAGGAGCAAGTCGAAAATTTGAATTAAGTTGTTGGGAAATGTTTGTGTTGTCAATTTGAGGGCGAGTCGATCGCTTAAAACTTGGTAGATTTGTATTAAGATGTTGGCATCTTAAAACTTGGTATATTTGAGCTACTGTGAAAACTTATCAGTTGTAATAAGGGATCCCTTGTAATAATGTTGCTTCTACTTTGGTTTGTTATTTGTGTCAGAATTCAAATTTCCAtcaaaatttgaatttaaatcaatatTTTAATTTGGGACAAAATTTGGATTCGAGCCAAAGTTGAAGTTGAACATTGGAGGTTCATTGCTCTGTGTGGTGTATTTGATCGAGCATTTGAAGCCCAATATTCGTAGGTGAACAGTCCGAATGAGAAATGTGCTAGAAACAAGCTCGAAAGCTAGGGTAAACAGCCCTATTTGAAATCAAGTTTTTTTTACCTTGGCTAAATGAGGCATATATATTTTTATGAACACTTGTTCCATATATATATGGTAAAAACGAAGTCTCACTATTTATTGATTAATATTCATATTActacttttttttgaaaaaatatgcttttaattcaaaaccgtgaaataacacgttttagatatgaaaatgaaaaagtaagttcagatccttcttattcactcgaaaatgaagctatggagattttttctgattttttttgattttttttcaaaccctaaaccctctctccctattatacgaactctgaacatgttcataggtgatagctcatttgtgtgaagccttttttcatgaaaatgacctaCACCAAGTTTATATATTTTTTCTCATAACCTTGTCACATATGACGGCTATGTGCACAAGAATTACAACATTTtgagtttttttgaatttttttaaaacatTTGAACTTGATTTTGACAGACCACTTCAAAaaatgatttttcaaaaaaatgccCCTATACcgagtttatattttttctaTGGTAACTAGGTCTCATAAACGGACGAACTACGTTTGTTTTATATTTTTGCGATTTTTTCTAATTTAGTTATGGCCATTTGAAATCTGGTCAAACCCTAATAACCCCGTTGACTCGCTCATAACCCCGCAGAAATGCTCCAAACCGTAGCGTCGAACGTCCGTCGTCGGATCCTACCAAGCGCCAAACACCACCCGTCAGATGTGGGCAGGCATGCGCGATCCGCGTGATGCATCCTGATTGGCTACTGCACTGTCCTTCTCGGGTTTTTACGATCTGCCCCACTTTACATATGAAATTGTATTTTTCGCACATGACCACCACATGTCAGtgttaagagttggttcaaatatTCAAACTACAAAATACAATGTGGCAAATCGTCAATATAGCTTCCCCTTCTCCTCTTCTCCATCTGACAGACAAAGGCATCGAGCAGATAGGgcaattcctctgtttctttccccatcttctcgttcttcttcctctcgagcaattcctctgtttctttccccatcttctcgttcttcttcctctcgagcaattcctctgtttcttcctCTCGGGCGATATGTCGACCTCCTCGTCAGCCCCCCGTTCCACGTGGCCGGTGTATGGTCCAGTGCCGATGACTCCATGCACTGACTGCCCACGGACTGCGCCACTGAAGCGGTTGACTTCGAAGGAGGAGAAGAATGGGAACTTTGGGCGCGAGTTCGTCAAATGCGAGAGCAAGCCGGAGGGGCAGGTTAGATCTGAGTTTTCCTCGCATCCTTTATCTCTAATTTCTCAAAAAATCTATCACATTTCGTTTTCAGATCGTGAAGAAATGCCACCATTTCGAGTGGATGGATGATTACATCCAGAGGCTTCAAGGGTTGGGCTTGCTGGATTCGAGGGGGAATGCAATCCGCGAGTTCAATTTGCCCCATGACAGTGccgctccggcagcagcagcgcgtcCGGAATACCCGACGGTGGTAGATGTCGAACTGAAGACGGAATTGAAGAAGATGAACAAGAACTTCAAGCAGCTGATTGAGTTGAAGAAGCAATCCAATCTAATAGCTTTAGGAATACTTGCTCTAGGAATTTTTTACTTGATGGCCATCTCTCGTTAGAGATGTTTGTCTACTGTTGTTGCCACTATTTAGCAATCCAAGTTTGTTTATCTCAAATGCAACTCTGTTTAGTGCAACTGTCGATCTCTGAATGTATGCAGTTTACTGTTAAGTTTCGACACTTTCAGTTTCGGCAGAAGACAAGTACCAGTTCAGTGATAGGATTATTTTGTTAGCAAATAACCTCGAGTGTTGGATCATACCCTAGCTCGTCAGATGACAGTAAGCAGTACTTGAGCAGCACAAGGGATATACATCAAGTTCATCTCTTCTCTCTCGCACTTGCCAAACTTTTGTCCTCGAGTTCGTCAGTTC is drawn from Aegilops tauschii subsp. strangulata cultivar AL8/78 chromosome 1, Aet v6.0, whole genome shotgun sequence and contains these coding sequences:
- the LOC123494654 gene encoding uncharacterized protein; its protein translation is MPAANSGSDSAAASRVPSAVGVEEDAEPDEAVPTNDDEDEMMFPELVDVASQQAVDDEYMEEPISQARFDDTDDEEKVENMESLIEDEYDGDDMPTIEWNREKPELSIKKNPHKHTCPPGGGGGKAKTKLAKTRWVVDAILDWLREEPGLGPTALHGKLFEKYKIEIPYMRIFNARERALDRINGQWNDSFQLLYTFKAEVETASPGSVVEIDKHTVPFKINGKSFQKECFRRAFVCFKACWQGFLDGCRPYLAVDATHLTGRWRGQLVAASAVDGHNWLFLVAFGVVEAESEESWVWFLQQLRNIIGTPPGLAIHTDACKGLESAVEIVFPGVEHRECMRHLAHNFKKKFKGKVYDENLWPASYTCSKRKHEHHLRVLYAQNPLVKEYMDAHHGKVWSRSQFNEICKVDYVTSNLAECFNSKFKSVKGLLLWQAFDKMRQMIMIKMALRKRIAETQYVGHQMLPSLIKALHLKARGLKMKCIRSGTYEGEVTYTDTKNRVWRYPVNLSTRECTCRQWQIRGKPCIHALHLMTVIGGADGEVDQYCSEYFSVAKFMSAYADNVPALLGKDQWNIVDPGFKLHAPVITRPPGRPRNQRIRAGEEGRLPKKCACKKCGVLGHIARLCTNAVDASFGEEERWTAANAEENAAAMETEDAVENAAAIEAVENAAANEASCSREKRPRDEEAEDFETMAFDGFEAIREEEEGVIFPTVPLKIIEPIDDRQMVVKCSASGTTPSTPPRGKPQVKPKIKRNKSLKEKSISTRETRSKTMKPAANTRSKSKI